A part of Acidobacteriota bacterium genomic DNA contains:
- a CDS encoding radical SAM protein, which translates to MRGRRILWIQLGVPDAEYSYAENNLPTAAGYVLEHVRRHGLLEGYSFTLLDQSLADRAGDARLLDACLAGEPDVVCLTCQAWNVERSLHLAARLRAARPGTRVIAGGPEITPDGPWLDRPEVDVLVFGEGETGLPPALEALDRPAGERPRVIHAPPLESLSGAVDPYSVGLLAPGPHRNCLLETTRGCPFRCSYCNYAKRVPTVRRHDDAYLARFFAWARREGVEDVYLLDPSFGADPALAERLGNLARWNAGGIPLHSETRLENLTPPLAASFFRAGFRSVEVGLQSVHAAACRSVNRRLDLGAFEAGANAMRDAGVGLEVGVILGLPKDNLGGFRSTLEWLAARGLGDAAEVFHLSLLPGTALRETAIARRWRFMPRPPYYLLSGGSWDEASLLQGIYEVEDVLDRGHFLDIPPWFETPPDTDFVHHLRLGLSNPDDQLEAVLGGMRNWAAVVTLDLVGDPSRPAARKALERLARAALDTNPYGLFRLVLRTERPVAEREVMRIREAFTVGDQYWNRLNHFRDDPSGVFSCRVFQYVPAGRHLDFIPELADSADVVFALPGSLDAYEDLADRAESSGITGQVYAACDGPETDVARLCRERDVEERRVFLRLLREPG; encoded by the coding sequence ATGAGAGGGCGACGCATCCTCTGGATCCAGCTGGGCGTCCCCGACGCCGAGTACTCCTACGCCGAGAACAACCTGCCCACCGCGGCGGGGTACGTCCTCGAGCACGTGCGGCGGCACGGTCTGCTGGAGGGTTACTCCTTCACGCTCCTCGACCAGTCTCTCGCCGACCGGGCCGGGGACGCCCGCCTCCTCGACGCGTGCCTCGCGGGCGAGCCCGACGTGGTCTGCCTCACCTGCCAGGCGTGGAACGTCGAACGGAGCCTGCACCTGGCCGCCCGGTTGCGCGCGGCGCGCCCGGGGACCCGGGTGATCGCGGGCGGGCCCGAGATCACCCCCGACGGCCCCTGGCTCGACCGGCCCGAGGTGGACGTCCTGGTCTTCGGCGAGGGCGAGACCGGCTTGCCGCCGGCCCTCGAGGCCCTCGACCGCCCGGCGGGGGAACGTCCCCGGGTGATCCACGCCCCGCCGCTGGAGAGCCTGTCCGGCGCCGTCGATCCCTACTCCGTCGGCCTCCTGGCCCCGGGGCCCCACCGGAACTGCCTGCTGGAGACCACCCGGGGCTGCCCGTTCCGGTGCAGCTACTGCAACTACGCCAAGCGGGTCCCCACCGTGCGGCGTCACGACGACGCCTACCTGGCGCGCTTCTTCGCGTGGGCCCGCCGGGAAGGCGTCGAGGACGTCTACCTGCTGGACCCCTCCTTCGGGGCCGACCCGGCGCTGGCCGAGCGCCTCGGGAACCTGGCCCGGTGGAACGCCGGCGGGATCCCCCTCCACTCCGAGACGCGCCTGGAGAACCTCACCCCGCCTCTGGCCGCGTCCTTTTTCCGGGCGGGGTTCCGGTCCGTGGAGGTGGGGCTCCAGTCCGTCCACGCCGCGGCGTGCCGGAGCGTCAACCGCCGGCTCGACCTGGGAGCTTTCGAGGCGGGGGCGAACGCCATGCGCGATGCCGGCGTGGGACTCGAGGTGGGGGTCATCCTGGGCCTCCCGAAGGACAACCTCGGCGGGTTCCGGTCGACGCTGGAGTGGCTGGCGGCGCGCGGCCTGGGCGACGCCGCCGAGGTTTTTCACCTGAGCCTGCTCCCCGGGACGGCGCTGCGGGAGACGGCGATCGCGCGGCGGTGGCGCTTCATGCCCAGGCCGCCCTACTACCTGCTCTCCGGCGGTTCCTGGGACGAAGCTTCGCTTCTGCAGGGGATCTACGAAGTCGAGGACGTCCTCGACCGGGGGCACTTCCTGGACATTCCCCCCTGGTTCGAGACCCCTCCCGACACGGATTTCGTCCACCACCTGCGCCTGGGCCTGTCGAACCCGGACGATCAACTGGAGGCGGTCCTGGGCGGGATGCGGAACTGGGCCGCCGTGGTCACCCTGGACCTGGTGGGCGACCCCTCCCGCCCCGCGGCCCGCAAGGCCCTCGAGCGCCTGGCCCGCGCCGCCCTGGACACCAACCCCTACGGCCTCTTCCGACTGGTGCTGCGCACGGAGCGCCCCGTCGCCGAGCGCGAGGTGATGCGGATCCGGGAGGCCTTCACCGTCGGCGACCAGTACTGGAACCGCCTCAACCACTTCCGGGACGACCCCTCGGGGGTCTTCTCCTGCCGGGTCTTCCAGTACGTGCCCGCCGGTCGGCACCTCGATTTCATCCCCGAACTGGCCGACTCCGCCGACGTGGTCTTCGCACTTCCGGGCTCACTGGACGCCTACGAGGACCTGGCCGACCGGGCTGAGTCGTCGGGGATCACCGGCCAAGTCTACGCCGCGTGCGACGGCCCCGAAACGGATGTCGCGCGGCTCTGCCGGGAACGCGACGTCGAGGAGCGGAGGGTCTTCCTGCGGCTGCTCCGGGAGCCGGGTTGA
- a CDS encoding OB-fold domain-containing protein codes for MKRNVYGYKCLQCGHINYPYRMRCRKCGKTEYTDFELVALPTKGKLLTFTRLYNLPSDYAVATLQLGIVELENGVRVMGQLHIPNPAMGMNVEAKVDVVRRTDYDNFYGMIFYPA; via the coding sequence ATGAAGAGGAACGTTTACGGTTACAAGTGCCTTCAGTGCGGGCACATCAACTATCCCTACCGGATGCGCTGCCGGAAGTGTGGCAAGACCGAGTACACCGACTTCGAACTGGTCGCCCTTCCGACGAAAGGCAAGCTCCTGACCTTCACCCGGCTGTACAACCTGCCGTCCGACTACGCGGTGGCGACCCTTCAGCTCGGGATCGTGGAACTGGAGAACGGCGTCCGTGTGATGGGGCAGCTCCACATCCCCAACCCGGCCATGGGCATGAACGTGGAGGCCAAGGTCGACGTGGTGCGCCGGACGGACTACGACAACTTCTACGGCATGATCTTCTAC
- a CDS encoding acetyl-CoA acetyltransferase, with translation MREVYAVGIGITSFTRLEYPLSEIAAYAGMMAMRDAGLSTVDHIYVANMGAGRLNHQTGLASAVVDSLSLTPAGAEVIENGPASGASAIKTGYMAVASGLHDVVMVIGAERMREANNLETTDFVATLTHPIAEYVYGVTLPSLAAMFTRLYMEKYGVTERHLAMVAVKNHDNALDNFFAHLHEKITLAGILDSPEASTNNPYVSEPLRFFDCCPVSDGGACVILASADVARKLGKPMVRLAGVGQATDTHAVHEREDPTELTAVRLAAQKAMTMAGIQPSDVSVAELHDAFTILEIVESEEVGFFPKGQGHLALERGETRIGGKIPINTSGGLKAKGHPVGATGVGQAHEIILQLRGEAKKRQVKDAKVGFTCNFGGFGNNVVCLTFIREE, from the coding sequence ATGAGAGAAGTATACGCCGTCGGGATCGGCATCACCAGTTTCACCCGCCTGGAGTACCCCCTCTCCGAAATCGCCGCGTACGCGGGCATGATGGCCATGCGCGACGCCGGCCTGAGCACCGTTGACCACATCTACGTGGCCAACATGGGCGCCGGCCGTCTCAACCACCAGACCGGCCTGGCCAGCGCGGTGGTGGACAGCTTGAGCCTCACCCCCGCCGGGGCGGAGGTCATCGAGAACGGCCCGGCTTCCGGCGCGTCGGCCATCAAGACCGGTTACATGGCCGTGGCCTCCGGGCTGCACGACGTGGTCATGGTCATTGGCGCCGAGCGGATGCGCGAGGCCAACAACCTCGAGACCACCGACTTCGTGGCCACCCTCACCCACCCCATCGCCGAGTACGTCTACGGCGTGACGCTGCCGTCGCTGGCGGCCATGTTCACGCGGCTGTACATGGAGAAGTACGGGGTCACCGAGCGGCACCTGGCCATGGTGGCCGTGAAAAACCACGACAACGCCCTGGACAACTTCTTCGCGCACCTGCACGAGAAGATCACCCTGGCGGGCATCCTCGACTCGCCGGAAGCCTCCACCAACAACCCGTACGTCTCGGAGCCCCTGCGGTTCTTCGACTGCTGCCCCGTCTCCGACGGCGGCGCCTGCGTCATCCTGGCGTCGGCCGACGTGGCCCGGAAGCTTGGCAAGCCCATGGTTCGCCTGGCGGGCGTCGGGCAGGCCACCGACACCCACGCGGTCCACGAGCGGGAGGACCCGACCGAGCTGACCGCCGTGCGGCTCGCGGCCCAGAAGGCCATGACGATGGCGGGCATCCAGCCGTCCGACGTCAGCGTGGCTGAACTCCATGACGCCTTCACCATCCTGGAGATCGTGGAGAGCGAGGAAGTCGGCTTCTTCCCCAAGGGCCAGGGGCACCTCGCCCTGGAACGGGGCGAGACCCGCATCGGCGGGAAGATCCCCATCAACACCTCGGGTGGCCTGAAAGCGAAGGGGCACCCCGTGGGCGCCACCGGCGTCGGCCAGGCCCACGAGATCATCCTTCAGCTGCGCGGCGAAGCGAAGAAGCGGCAGGTCAAGGACGCGAAGGTGGGGTTCACCTGCAACTTCGGCGGCTTCGGCAACAACGTCGTCTGCCTCACCTTCATCCGGGAGGAGTGA
- a CDS encoding right-handed parallel beta-helix repeat-containing protein: MPINSQASETLTPVVFRSPKRRRSRTGAWLGLLLLAGAFSWARAATWYVATTGSDGNPGSSAQPWLTLQKAADAAQPGDTVIVRAGTYAGFRSKRGGSSGLPITFQAETGATVTVSGPGPQSWHGSVICLEGDEDAAHGWWVIDGFEVTGATSSAGIDIRGYDTRPITNVTIRRCHCHHNQKWGIFTSFADDFTAEDNECDHSAVEHGIYHSNSGDRAVIRRNVAHDNNAGGIQINADPSMGGDGISSACEVSFNVAYGNGAAGGAAINLASVRNSLICNNLLYNNRAGGIALWDDGQGNEWGCKSNRILFNTVHMPSNGRWALNMINGSTGNTVRNNLLIHDGSRGGLETDAASIAGLVSDYNVQHQVSYDDTILSLAQWQAQRSQDLHSQDHGAAATFVDPASDHHLPAAAWARNHGLCETGVTTDLDGTARPQEGTCDIGCYEYTTAGPLRGDIDENGVVNAADVSLLAAWLAAKPIAYTVTLPKADLNDDGRIDILDLVALLRTATGA, from the coding sequence ATGCCGATCAATTCGCAAGCTTCCGAAACCCTGACGCCGGTCGTTTTCCGGTCCCCGAAGCGCCGCCGTTCCCGGACGGGGGCCTGGTTGGGCCTCCTCCTCCTGGCCGGGGCGTTTTCCTGGGCCAGGGCGGCCACCTGGTACGTGGCGACCACGGGCAGCGACGGAAACCCCGGTTCCAGCGCCCAGCCCTGGCTGACCCTCCAGAAAGCCGCGGACGCCGCCCAACCCGGTGACACCGTCATCGTCCGCGCCGGGACCTACGCGGGGTTCCGCTCCAAGCGGGGCGGGTCTTCCGGGCTCCCCATCACGTTCCAGGCCGAGACGGGGGCGACGGTGACCGTCAGCGGGCCGGGCCCGCAGAGCTGGCACGGGAGCGTGATCTGCCTGGAGGGGGACGAGGACGCCGCCCACGGCTGGTGGGTTATCGACGGTTTCGAGGTGACGGGCGCCACCTCGTCTGCGGGCATCGACATCCGCGGTTACGACACCCGGCCCATAACGAACGTCACCATTCGCCGGTGTCACTGCCATCACAACCAGAAATGGGGCATCTTCACCTCCTTCGCCGACGACTTCACGGCCGAGGACAACGAGTGCGACCACTCCGCGGTGGAGCACGGCATCTACCACAGCAACAGCGGCGACCGCGCGGTGATCCGCCGGAACGTCGCCCACGACAACAACGCCGGCGGCATCCAGATCAACGCCGACCCGTCCATGGGCGGCGACGGGATCTCCAGCGCGTGCGAGGTCTCCTTCAACGTCGCCTACGGGAACGGGGCGGCCGGCGGGGCGGCCATCAACCTGGCGTCGGTCCGCAATTCGCTGATCTGCAACAACCTGCTCTACAACAACCGCGCCGGAGGCATCGCCCTGTGGGACGACGGGCAGGGCAACGAATGGGGATGCAAGAGCAACCGCATCCTCTTCAACACGGTGCACATGCCGTCCAACGGCCGGTGGGCCCTCAACATGATCAACGGCAGCACGGGGAACACCGTGCGGAACAACCTTCTCATCCACGACGGCAGCCGGGGCGGACTCGAAACGGACGCCGCCTCCATCGCGGGCCTGGTGAGCGACTACAACGTGCAGCACCAGGTCAGCTACGACGATACCATCCTGTCCCTGGCCCAGTGGCAGGCCCAGCGGAGCCAGGACCTGCACAGCCAGGACCACGGCGCCGCCGCCACCTTCGTCGACCCGGCGTCGGACCACCACCTGCCGGCCGCCGCCTGGGCCCGGAACCACGGCCTGTGCGAGACGGGCGTCACCACCGACCTGGACGGCACAGCGCGCCCCCAGGAGGGGACCTGCGACATCGGCTGTTACGAGTACACGACGGCGGGCCCCCTCCGCGGCGACATCGACGAGAACGGCGTCGTGAACGCGGCGGACGTCTCGCTCCTGGCGGCCTGGCTGGCGGCGAAGCCCATCGCGTACACGGTGACGCTCCCCAAGGCCGACCTCAACGACGACGGCCGCATCGACATCCTCGACCTCGTCGCCCTCCTCCGGACCGCGACGGGCGCTTGA
- a CDS encoding carbohydrate binding domain-containing protein yields MTSSSTHPSITFRLTIRAALALGLLGALASFAPAGGRRYGEGDPSIHQIQAAENRDVVPPPAPPFAKNRTRCFSSTPAVNRMVMGFYTYWKTGTANLRWDLLTHLAYFSAEATTAGDLSALHGWPGSAPIAEAHAHGVKVLLTVTLFGSTSIRTLLQSSTARGALVDNLLAQVSGAGADGVVVDFETPASSEKALYAAFVGELAAAFHAALPGSHVCVCTPSVNWGDGIPLRDLAERADSLFIMGYDYYYSGGNPGPVAPLSHPSGSPWATWAGIEQTLQDYLYGDVGVGDAYRGKLILGVPYYGIDWPTTGTGVPTASAGTGTARVYTSAAAAAATYGRLWDPWSSTPYYGYFDASQPHQCWFDDAESLGLKYERVNALDLGGTGMWALNYDGSRTELWDSLREHFTTQPNQPPAPAPDLAVVTAGQSVRLAVLANDTDPDGDPLTLGGILQRPKMGIAKAGADGTVLYIAGGSLEGADSFTYRVVDPEGAWGEGRVVIDYRGPAQLPLPPRPADALPGSGLHPAIRSLSLADREARIQAEFEAGNVPDFMRKLVPVTSQAMVGGQLRTLVFYVTPDYFCLGSNTDFLRVPVSAHLAQRIADRAGCLLPTRKMVNAIWAQAEVKLAPYTFNPADYDITSPDIFYQHNQQIEIQRANQPLGALVAGIKKDICITPLLPTMPSPARVAIYGWHQLNGAPIQPLSLVHQQDYMDYSHGARLVRCDVLLDGRVAPMADLLADPDLASLLSDEGAFTEGVRYPVPLPSLVTNGSFEGAYTDGVSEGWTAWTAPGSAALTFGRASINHHDGAYSQYWKRTDTAAADGAVHQRLAVVPGKTYALSLWMKRQSTFSGSFLKAGIDLTGGTDPSGAGVVYTDFTGSTDNVWQSFTADVTATGPWLTIFARAGHTGTTGGTTAYFYVDEVTLVEE; encoded by the coding sequence TTGACCAGTAGTTCCACCCATCCGTCGATCACCTTCCGCCTGACGATCCGGGCGGCCCTGGCCCTGGGCCTTCTCGGGGCGCTCGCCTCCTTCGCCCCCGCCGGAGGGCGGCGCTACGGGGAGGGAGACCCGTCCATCCACCAGATCCAGGCGGCCGAGAACCGGGACGTCGTCCCCCCGCCCGCACCGCCGTTCGCGAAGAACCGGACCCGGTGCTTTTCGAGCACGCCGGCCGTGAACCGCATGGTGATGGGCTTTTACACCTACTGGAAGACAGGGACCGCCAACCTCCGGTGGGACCTCCTCACCCACCTGGCCTACTTCTCCGCGGAAGCCACCACCGCGGGCGACCTGAGCGCCCTCCACGGCTGGCCGGGCTCGGCCCCCATCGCCGAGGCCCACGCCCACGGGGTGAAGGTGCTGCTCACCGTCACCCTGTTCGGGTCCACTTCCATCCGGACCCTTCTCCAGAGCAGCACCGCCCGGGGCGCCCTCGTCGACAACCTCCTCGCCCAGGTTTCGGGCGCGGGCGCCGACGGCGTGGTGGTGGACTTCGAGACCCCCGCGAGTTCCGAGAAGGCCCTCTACGCCGCCTTCGTCGGCGAACTCGCCGCGGCCTTCCACGCCGCGCTGCCGGGGTCCCACGTCTGCGTCTGCACCCCGTCGGTGAACTGGGGGGACGGCATCCCCCTCCGGGACCTGGCCGAGCGGGCCGACTCCCTCTTCATCATGGGTTACGACTACTACTACTCCGGCGGCAACCCGGGGCCGGTGGCGCCGCTCTCCCACCCGTCCGGCTCGCCCTGGGCCACCTGGGCGGGGATCGAGCAGACGCTCCAGGACTACCTCTACGGCGACGTGGGCGTGGGGGACGCCTACCGCGGCAAGCTGATCCTGGGTGTCCCGTACTACGGCATCGACTGGCCGACCACCGGCACGGGGGTCCCGACCGCCTCCGCCGGCACCGGGACGGCCCGGGTCTACACCTCCGCCGCCGCGGCCGCCGCCACGTACGGGCGGCTGTGGGATCCGTGGTCCTCCACCCCGTATTACGGGTACTTCGACGCCTCCCAGCCCCACCAGTGCTGGTTCGACGACGCCGAGAGCCTCGGGCTCAAGTACGAGCGGGTGAACGCCCTGGACCTGGGGGGCACCGGGATGTGGGCCCTCAATTACGACGGGTCGCGAACCGAACTCTGGGATTCACTCCGGGAGCACTTCACCACCCAGCCGAACCAGCCGCCGGCGCCGGCCCCGGACCTTGCCGTCGTCACGGCCGGGCAGTCGGTCCGGCTGGCCGTGCTGGCCAACGACACCGACCCCGACGGGGACCCCCTCACCCTCGGGGGGATCCTCCAGCGGCCGAAGATGGGGATCGCCAAGGCCGGGGCCGACGGGACGGTCCTCTACATCGCCGGGGGTTCGCTGGAGGGCGCCGATTCCTTCACCTACCGGGTCGTCGACCCCGAGGGCGCCTGGGGGGAAGGGCGGGTGGTGATCGACTACCGGGGCCCGGCCCAGCTTCCCCTCCCGCCCCGGCCGGCGGACGCCCTACCGGGGTCGGGGCTCCACCCGGCGATCCGCTCCCTCTCCCTCGCGGACCGGGAAGCCCGGATCCAGGCGGAATTCGAGGCGGGCAACGTGCCGGACTTCATGCGGAAACTGGTCCCCGTAACCTCCCAGGCGATGGTCGGCGGCCAGCTCCGCACCCTGGTGTTTTACGTGACGCCCGACTATTTCTGCCTGGGCTCGAACACCGACTTCCTCCGCGTCCCGGTCTCCGCCCACCTCGCCCAGCGGATCGCGGACCGGGCGGGCTGCCTCCTCCCGACCCGGAAGATGGTGAACGCCATCTGGGCGCAGGCGGAGGTCAAGCTGGCCCCCTACACCTTCAACCCCGCCGATTACGACATCACGTCCCCGGACATCTTCTACCAGCACAACCAGCAGATCGAGATCCAGCGGGCGAACCAACCCCTGGGCGCCCTCGTGGCCGGCATCAAGAAGGACATCTGCATCACGCCGCTGCTCCCGACGATGCCGTCCCCCGCCCGGGTGGCCATCTACGGCTGGCACCAGCTGAACGGGGCCCCCATCCAGCCCCTCAGCCTGGTCCATCAGCAGGACTACATGGACTACAGCCACGGCGCGAGGCTGGTGCGGTGCGACGTGCTCCTGGACGGCCGGGTGGCGCCCATGGCGGACCTCCTGGCCGACCCGGACCTCGCCTCCCTGCTGAGCGACGAGGGCGCCTTCACCGAGGGGGTGCGCTACCCGGTCCCCCTGCCCTCGCTGGTGACGAACGGCAGTTTCGAGGGCGCCTACACGGACGGCGTTTCCGAAGGCTGGACCGCCTGGACCGCCCCGGGTTCCGCCGCGCTCACCTTCGGGCGGGCGTCCATCAACCACCACGACGGCGCGTACTCCCAGTACTGGAAGCGGACCGACACCGCCGCCGCGGACGGCGCCGTCCACCAGCGCCTGGCCGTGGTCCCGGGGAAGACCTACGCGCTGTCCCTCTGGATGAAGCGCCAGTCCACTTTCTCCGGGAGCTTCCTCAAGGCGGGGATCGACCTCACGGGGGGAACGGACCCGTCCGGGGCCGGCGTGGTCTACACCGACTTCACGGGGAGCACCGACAACGTCTGGCAGTCCTTCACCGCGGACGTCACCGCCACCGGCCCCTGGCTGACGATCTTCGCCCGGGCGGGGCACACCGGCACCACGGGGGGCACGACCGCCTACTTCTACGTGGACGAGGTCACGCTGGTGGAAGAGTAG
- a CDS encoding ATP-binding protein, with protein MWERSFWLKQLEILFNRRSIVWLYGARRSGKTVLCRMWPDSEYFDCELPRVRRQVEDPEAFWGGLRGKRVVLDEVHRLGNPSEVLKIAADHFPDIRVLATGPSTLGPSRRFRDTLTGRKHDLWLTPMITTDLRDSGITDLDRRFHRGGLPPFFLGETVHEADYQDWMDGFWAKDIQEMFRLGRRHSFQRFFEMVMANSGGIFEATRYAGPCEISRPTVAHYLSILEATRVAHILRPFNSRRMSEIVSAPKVYGFDTGFVCYHRGWHTLRNEDRGLLWEHFVLNEIQGRLQRMRIGYWRDKSGHEVDLVVTSPGQPLVAIECKASASSFEPEGLRAFLHRYPESLARVVAMDVTRPFLRRDGPFRIEFVDLDGLVRLLTVGGAPDGSEGNSP; from the coding sequence ATGTGGGAAAGAAGCTTTTGGCTGAAGCAATTGGAAATCCTTTTCAACCGGCGGTCGATCGTCTGGTTGTACGGGGCCCGGCGTTCGGGGAAAACGGTTCTTTGTCGGATGTGGCCGGATTCAGAGTACTTCGATTGTGAGCTGCCCCGCGTTCGGCGGCAGGTCGAGGACCCCGAAGCTTTCTGGGGGGGACTGCGGGGCAAGAGAGTCGTGCTCGACGAGGTGCACCGCCTTGGCAACCCATCCGAGGTGTTGAAGATTGCCGCCGACCATTTCCCGGACATCCGCGTCCTGGCCACGGGGCCTTCCACTTTGGGCCCTTCCCGCCGCTTTCGCGACACGTTGACCGGGCGGAAGCACGACCTGTGGCTCACCCCCATGATCACCACGGACCTGAGGGATTCTGGGATCACGGACCTGGACCGCCGCTTCCACCGGGGGGGATTGCCCCCTTTCTTTCTGGGAGAGACCGTTCACGAAGCGGATTATCAGGACTGGATGGACGGTTTCTGGGCCAAGGACATTCAAGAGATGTTCCGGCTTGGACGGCGGCATTCCTTTCAGCGGTTTTTCGAGATGGTCATGGCGAACAGCGGGGGGATTTTCGAAGCCACCCGATATGCCGGACCCTGCGAAATCAGTCGGCCCACGGTCGCCCATTACCTTTCGATCCTGGAAGCCACCCGGGTTGCGCACATCCTCAGGCCTTTCAACAGCCGAAGAATGTCTGAAATCGTTTCCGCGCCCAAGGTTTACGGTTTCGACACCGGTTTCGTGTGCTATCACCGCGGTTGGCATACCCTCCGCAACGAGGACCGGGGATTGCTCTGGGAGCACTTCGTGCTGAATGAAATTCAGGGCAGGCTTCAGAGGATGCGGATCGGCTACTGGCGCGACAAGTCCGGGCATGAGGTCGACCTGGTGGTCACCTCGCCCGGACAGCCCCTGGTCGCCATCGAGTGCAAGGCTTCCGCATCCTCCTTCGAACCCGAGGGGCTCAGGGCCTTCCTCCACCGGTACCCGGAGTCCCTCGCTCGGGTCGTCGCCATGGACGTGACCCGGCCCTTCCTTCGAAGGGACGGTCCGTTCCGGATCGAGTTCGTGGATCTGGACGGTCTCGTCCGGCTCCTGACGGTGGGGGGGGCACCGGACGGGTCCGAAGGAAATTCCCCTTGA
- a CDS encoding TonB family protein, which yields MRDTLCKIFRGKAIWTARLQWALFLAALAWFPGGPARALANPLPAGSSAVSSKKLPPKIDAIQNFHWVDHRLCRGGQVQKSQFKLLKEAGVTTVLNLREDFKEWEQAEAEKAGLKYLNIPMSSTRYPSDEEVRKIVEYIGTPESTDVVYVHCAGGKHRTGGAVAVYRILYYGWDFDKVYREMEECWFYTAGGHECYKDFVQKFAADQAQGRNADLMALGRRSFSAREGGANPAAVPSAVAEVPVAAAPEVAAGETTAQPDPAQPPATGAPDEPPAVAVDPAVPVDEVALTTQPRLVERVSPRLPDTAKTAKVYGKVVLSVVITPSGKVSDIKVTKGPKILRGAAVEAVKQWRYTPGTVRGVKVPVNKTIEINFDR from the coding sequence ATGCGAGACACATTGTGCAAGATATTCAGGGGAAAAGCCATTTGGACGGCCCGTCTCCAGTGGGCGCTCTTCCTGGCCGCGCTGGCCTGGTTCCCGGGGGGCCCCGCGCGGGCCCTGGCGAACCCCCTGCCGGCGGGATCGAGCGCGGTCTCGTCGAAGAAGCTGCCGCCCAAAATCGACGCCATACAGAATTTCCACTGGGTCGACCACCGTCTCTGCCGGGGCGGGCAGGTCCAGAAAAGCCAGTTCAAGCTGCTGAAGGAAGCCGGCGTCACCACCGTCCTGAACCTGCGCGAGGACTTCAAGGAGTGGGAACAGGCCGAGGCCGAGAAAGCGGGGCTGAAGTATCTCAACATCCCCATGAGTTCCACCCGCTACCCCTCCGACGAGGAGGTCCGGAAAATCGTGGAGTACATCGGGACGCCCGAGAGCACGGACGTCGTCTACGTCCACTGTGCCGGCGGCAAGCACCGGACGGGCGGCGCCGTCGCGGTCTACCGCATCCTCTACTACGGCTGGGACTTCGACAAGGTCTACCGTGAGATGGAGGAGTGCTGGTTCTACACGGCGGGCGGACACGAGTGCTACAAGGACTTCGTGCAGAAGTTCGCGGCGGACCAGGCGCAGGGCCGCAACGCCGACCTGATGGCCCTGGGCCGCCGGTCGTTCTCCGCCCGCGAGGGGGGGGCGAACCCGGCCGCGGTGCCCTCGGCCGTGGCCGAAGTCCCGGTTGCCGCCGCCCCGGAGGTTGCGGCCGGTGAAACGACGGCCCAGCCGGACCCTGCCCAGCCCCCCGCAACCGGCGCCCCCGATGAACCCCCGGCGGTCGCCGTGGACCCCGCCGTCCCCGTGGACGAGGTGGCCCTCACCACCCAGCCCCGGCTGGTGGAGCGGGTGAGCCCCCGGCTGCCCGATACCGCCAAGACGGCCAAGGTCTACGGGAAAGTGGTCCTGTCCGTGGTGATCACCCCGTCGGGGAAGGTGTCCGACATCAAGGTGACCAAGGGGCCCAAGATCCTGCGGGGCGCCGCCGTCGAGGCCGTGAAACAGTGGCGCTACACCCCGGGGACCGTCCGGGGCGTGAAGGTCCCCGTCAACAAGACCATCGAGATCAACTTCGACCGGTGA